Below is a genomic region from Salvelinus fontinalis isolate EN_2023a chromosome 2, ASM2944872v1, whole genome shotgun sequence.
TATTTGGCAAAGGAGCACCCGCTTGTCTTTTTCAACCCCCCAAATCAGTCTTCTACCTCTGCCAGCCACCCAAAGAATAGTGGGGGAGGGACAAAGGTGTCTGGCAGGGGGTGCATGATCCAAGCTACCATGGGGTAAATAGGTCAGTGGAGAGGAGGGTGTTATTCACTATCTTATCCTCGTACTATTATAGGCCAGGTTTATCCCATCAACGTTAGGGTGGAGGGGAGAAATTCCTGCAGTCCTTGACCAACTGTCATCCTTTCATCAGTTTATGATTCTCTGTCCTTTCCTCCAAGATCCACTTATTTGTCCAATTGGCAAAAATTCACAACAGAAACAAAACTGGGACAAAGGATCTCTTAAGGCCCTGCAAGGGAAGATTGCGTATTTTAGTCGGATGTGTAGATAGTGTTTTCTTGTTATTTATCACCTGTCTGACAAACTAGGTACATTTCCTTAAGTCCTGCGCGTGTCAACTTAGGGAAAGAGACATCCTCACCTGTCAGTATCCAGTGCATGTGGAGTTGAATATTTCACTTCCCCAGGTGATCAAATGGCATGctgacctgcagagagagaaaaggaggggagaGAACAAATGACTCCGAAAATTGGAGTGCAAATAAGAGGGCGATCAAGTGAGTGCCGCAACTGTGGCACAATATAAAAGTAATAATCAACCCACTGCATGCTACATAATATAGAAGCTAAACACTAATAGGAAGTCCTCTGACTCTGACAAGAAATGTCATCTTTTTCTGGAAGGGTGGACATTTTCAGTTGATATTCCCCCTCAAAAAGTTGGTCGTAGGAGTTGGGCTCAGGTGCATGGCACCTGGGTTTTAGGGTTTGTGATGACACATGTTTGGGTAGCTTTAGCGTACCTGCGATGTGGAAATTCGGGATTGGTCAAGACGGGCTGTGAGGTCAGAGGATGACACATTTGCGGGGGCTCCTCGGTGGAGCCGCATGCTCACCTTCCGCTCACGCTCAGCGCGAGAGATAGCCCGCGGCGACGTGTTCCCTGAAAGAGGAAGAATACAAGGGAGACAGTTCTATTTCTAtttaaaaatagaactgttgacTGCAAACCGTCATTTCTGTCAATGCGTTTACAAAATGATTTATCTATATCAAAAGCTATTTCATTGTCCCCCACAATGAAATCGGGCAGTGGTCTGCGGCTCGGTCTCCGTTCGTAAATTAGTCACACGCAATCTCTGACAGCACTGGGACGATTGATGAAACTTGGATGAATGAcgcgtcttgccatagagatccggcatttacaaaattacactgattggcaGAAGGGAGCTATAGTAATTAACTGAAATGTGTAAGTCACACACTCGCTCTATTTGCCCTTTTTGGATAATTTCCTAAATGTTCCTATTCCATTCAACTATAGCTCTAGTTAAAAAGAGCACAGGTGTGTGCTCACCAGACTGCTGCACCCGTGAGGCGGGGTTAGAGATGGCCTGCTCTGGTCCATTCCTAACTCTGTTGGCGGCTGGTGGGTTTGGCCCTGGCGGGAGACCCCGTGCAGCGGATCCCCGAGGGCCTCCTACGATACGCTCGTCCCTTTCGTcagctcccctcctctcaccgTCTTCTGCTGTCCTACTGGCACCCTGAGAAGAGACCACAGGTTACAGCAAACCCATACCTCTACATAGAAAACTACATCCAAATCATTCTGATTATGTGGACACTATGGATAGTGTATACCACTGCTTTACAACCCTGTTTTTGGagagctatcctcctgtaggttttcgctccaacccgttgtaactaacctgattcatcttatcaaccagctaattattagaatcaggtgtgcaagattagggttggagtgaaaacctacaggacagtagctctccaggaacagggatggagagacCTGGTGTACAGACAGAATGTAGCACTTAGTTCCTTGTAAAGAATAAGAGCTTTGGTGTGGCAAACTCACAAATTTGAGCATGTTCCAGTCGAATACGTAGTCATAGGAGAAGCCTTGTCTGTGGAACAGATTCCTGAAGAGCTGACGAAGGTATGAGTAGTCTGGCTTGTCGTCAAAACGCAGCGAGCGGCAAAAATTCAGGTAGGTGGAGAACTCGGCTGCAGACAAGCAATGCCAATAAAAGGGAAGGGTGAGCAAAAACCCAGGATTGAGAGACTGTGGTATATGCAAACGTTTGTTACAACACTATAGACAAGGAAAATAGTTGTCCACACATTGATACAAATGTCACAGCCCAGACAGATACTAGTAGTCACTTACAGGGGTATCCTTTGCAGAGCACCTCGATGGGGGTGGACATTTTTTTCTCGCTGATGCGTTCGTACTTCTGCCTCTTTGTGGCGGCTTTGAGGCCTTGCCAGGGCAGAGAGCCCAGGTTGAAGTACATGAGGACATATCCCAGAGACTCCAGGTCATCACGCCGAGACTGCTCTGAAGAACGGGAGACAGGTTTGAATGATTTGCTATTTAGGACATAGACAGGATCGAGTGGTATCAAAATATATAAGCTAAGGACAAGGGGACAATAGTCACTACAtctcaactagaggtcgacctattatgatttttcaacgccgataccgattattgggggaccaaaaaagccgataccgattaatcggacgatttttaaaatgtatttgtaataatgacaattacaacaatactaaatgaacacttattttaacttaatataatacatcaataaaatcaatttagcctcaaataaataatataactttttcaatttggtttaaataatgcaaaaacaaagtgttggagaagaaagtaaaagtacaatatgtgccatgtaagaaagctaacgtttaagttccttgctcagaacatgagaacatatgaaagctggtggttccttttaacatgagtcttcaatattcctaggtaagaagttttaagttgtagttattatttattttatttcacctttattaaaccaggtaggcaaattgagaacaagttctcatttacaatttcgacctggccaagataaagcaaagcagttcgacacatacaacaacacatagttacacatggagtaaaacaaacatacagtcaataatacagtgaaaaataagtctatatacaatgtgagcaagtgaggtgagataagggaggtaaaggcaaaaaaaaggccatggtggcgaagtaaatacaatatagcaagtaaaaaaaataaaaaaacactggaatggttggtttgcagtggaagaatgtgcaaagtagagatagaaataatggggtgcaaaggagcaaaataaataaatacagtaggtaaagaggtagttgtttgggctaaattatagatgggctatgtacaggtgcagtaatctatgagctgctctgacagctggtgcttaaagctagtgagggagataagtgtttccagtttcagagatttttgtagttcgttccagtcattggcagcagagaactggaaggagaggcggccaaaggaagaattggttttgggggtgaccagagagatatacctgctggagcgcgtgctacaggtgggtgctgctatggtgaccagcgagctgagataaggggggactttacctagcagggtcttgtagatgacctggagccagtgggtttggcgacgagtatgaagcgaggaccagccaacgagagtgtacaggtcgcagtggtgggtagtatatggggctttggtgacaaaacggatggcactgtgatagactgcatccaatttattgagtagggtgttggaggctattttgtaaatgacatcaccgaagtcgaggattggtaggatggtcagttttacaagggtatgtttggcagcatgagtgaaggatgctttgttgcggaataggaagccaattctagatttaactttggattggagatgtttgatgtgagtctggaaggagagtttacagtctaaccagacacctaggtatttgtagttgtccacatattctaagtcagagccgtccagagtagtgatgttggacaggcgggcaggtgcaggcagcgatcggttgaagagcatgcatttagttttacttgtatttaagagcaattggaggccacggaaggagagttgtatggcattgaagcttgcctggagggttgttattataggactatttctctctacgatttgtatttcatatacctttgactattggatgttcttataggcactttagtattgccagtgtaacagtatagcttccatctctcctcgccgctacctgggctcgaaccaggaacacatcgacaacagccaccctcgaagcagcgttacccatgcagagcaaggggaacaactactccaagtctcagagcgagtgacatttgaaacgctattagcgtgcaccccgctaactagctagccatttcacatcggttacaccagcctaatctcgggagttgataggcttgaattcataaacaacAGAGCTACTGGCAAAtagcacaaaagtgctgtttgaatgaatgcttacgagcctgctggtgccacCATTGCTCAgttagactgctctatcaaatcatagacttaattataacataaaacACAgtaatacgagccttaggtcattaatatggtcgaatccggaaactatcatctcgaaaacaaaacatttattctttcagtgaaatacggaaccgctccgtattttatctaacgggtggcatccatcagtctaaatattcctgttacattgcacaaccttcaatgttatgtcataattacataaaattctggcaaattagttcacaaTGAGCCAtgaggcccaaactgttgcatataccctgatataccctgactctgcgtgcaagagaagtgacacaatttcacctggttaatattgcctgctaacctggatttattttagctaaatatgcaggtttaaaaatatatacttctatgtattgattttaagaacggcattgatgtttatggttaggtacacgttggagcaacggcaGTCCTtattcgcgaatgcgcactgcatcgattatatgcaatgcaggacacgctagataaactagtaatatcattaaccatgtgtagttataactattgattatgattgattgattgttttttataaaataagtttaatgctagctagcaacttaccctgGCTTCTTACTGCCTTCGAataacaggcgggctccttgtgaggcaggtggttagagcgttggactagttaaccgtaagtttgcaagattgaatccctgagctgacaaggtataaatctgttgttctgcccctgaacaaggcagttaaccc
It encodes:
- the LOC129827211 gene encoding casein kinase I-like isoform X1; translated protein: MDLRVGNKYRLGRKIGSGSFGDIYLGANIATGEEVAIKLECVKTKHPQLHIESKFYKMMQGGVGIPSIKWCGAEGDYNVMVMELLGPSLEDLFNFCSRKFSLKTVLLLADQMISRIEYIHSKNFIHRDVKPDNFLMGLGKKGNLVYIIDFGLAKKYRDARTHQHIAYRENKNLTGTARYASINTHLGIEQSRRDDLESLGYVLMYFNLGSLPWQGLKAATKRQKYERISEKKMSTPIEVLCKGYPSEFSTYLNFCRSLRFDDKPDYSYLRQLFRNLFHRQGFSYDYVFDWNMLKFGASRTAEDGERRGADERDERIVGGPRGSAARGLPPGPNPPAANRVRNGPEQAISNPASRVQQSGNTSPRAISRAERERKVSMRLHRGAPANVSSSDLTARLDQSRISTSQVSMPFDHLGK
- the LOC129827211 gene encoding casein kinase I-like isoform X2, encoding MDLRVGNKYRLGRKIGSGSFGDIYLGANIATGEEVAIKLECVKTKHPQLHIESKFYKMMQGGVGIPSIKWCGAEGDYNVMVMELLGPSLEDLFNFCSRKFSLKTVLLLADQMISRIEYIHSKNFIHRDVKPDNFLMGLGKKGNLVYIIDFGLAKKYRDARTHQHIAYRENKNLTGTARYASINTHLGIEQSRRDDLESLGYVLMYFNLGSLPWQGLKAATKRQKYERISEKKMSTPIEVLCKGYPSEFSTYLNFCRSLRFDDKPDYSYLRQLFRNLFHRQGFSYDYVFDWNMLKFGASRTAEDGERRGADERDERIVGGPRGSAARGLPPGPNPPAANRVRNGPEQAISNPASRVQQSGNTSPRAISRAERERKVSMPFDHLGK